The Hemitrygon akajei unplaced genomic scaffold, sHemAka1.3 Scf000048, whole genome shotgun sequence genome contains a region encoding:
- the LOC140720961 gene encoding NACHT, LRR and PYD domains-containing protein 3-like isoform X1, with translation MDTDLNSAFSTFLSNCDVHQLFRLTIFYMDRLEQAAEEGVEDLSFMLTGEDLFTGQEYHSVTELAEKGNRVGASKLLLDLVMEKGSGARRVMWESFVKLHHHLPKLSRILKEIRERGDGQFAYMDTERGLSEVPKHLKDVRRKHKETLRAQTETLRVNTILMREKVKVFQLVDRYAELTVISTDRDRRLVEHELLARGRDHEEWREKHLRADLEKIRTDQLFKRSFVQKLKRSVFGKKSGMSAAVSGVSGIGKTTMVQKIVYDWAMGKLYQQFQFVFSFKFRDLNSINCRINLKELILHQYPYFGNILGEIWKHTEGLLFIFDGLDEFTDKINFVDGRRDTESQYTDPEFKCKVSDIVYSLIQGKLLPGCSVLVTTRPTALHLLEKAEISVWVEILGFVGEERKEYFIRYFEDQTVAEAVFKHVKENEILYTMSYNPSYCWILALALGPFFTQRVRDPQRVPNTITQLYSYYIYNILKNHGREIENPRDVLLRVGQMAFRGVSEKKIVFIDGDLIKFNLQPSQFLSGFLMELLEREDSARSVVYTFPHLTIQEFVAAVAQFLNPHPGDILKSLTEAHNSTDGRFEVFLRFVAGLSSPMTARGLEEFLGPFPHRTTCRVIDWVKEEVKRRSRNTGSEADKRSLLNTLHYLFESQNRGLAQAALGSVETLPFSGMTLTPIDCKVLSHVIGLCDTIKNLDLGKCHIQCEGIQRLGPGLHKCQELRLGENELGDSGMKLVSAALRNPECKIQKLVLRDVGLTDSGAEELVSALSTNRLLTELNLGLNSLTDRSVPALRRLILNHPSLEWIQLWGNQFSRTGGKELRSLHGVRPRLMVTVWTSECVNIPARRMGTFGRIPAFPFTSRPAL, from the exons AGCGTGACTGAGCTCGCGGAGAAGGGAAACCGAGTGGGCGCCtccaaactcctcctggatctggtgatggagaagggctccggggcccggagggtgatgtgggaatcctttgtgaaactacatcaccatttaccgaagctgagcagaatattgaaGGAAATACGGGAACGTG GTGACGGCCAGTTCGCCTACATGGACACTGAGCGGGGTTTATCTGAAGTGCCCAAGCATCTGAAAG ATGTTCGaaggaaacacaaggagactctgcgggcacaaactgaaacactgagagtgaacacgatcctgatgagggagaaggtgaaggttttccagctggttgatcgatacgctgagctcacggtcatttctactgatcgagatcggagactggtggaacatgagctgctggcaagaggcagagaccacgaggagtggagagagaaacatctccgtGCAGACCTGGAAAAAATCCGTACTGATCAGTTATTCAAGAGGAGTTTTGTTCAGAAATTGAAAAGATCTGTCTTTGGAAAGAAATCCGGGATGTCCGCAGCAGTGTCTGGAGTctcggggatcgggaaaacaacaatggtacaaaagattgtttacgaCTGGGCCATGGGGAAgctataccaacaattccagtttgtcttcagtttcaaattccgggatttaaactcgaTTAATtgcagaataaacctgaaagaactgattctgcatcAGTATccctactttgggaatatcctgggaGAGATTTGGAAACACACAGAGGGATTGCTGTTCATATTTGATGGATTGGATGAATTCACGGACAAAATCAATTTTGTTGATGGTCGGAGAGACACAGAATCACAGTACACAGATCCCGAATTCAAatgcaaggtgtctgacattgtgtacagtttaatccagggtaagctgctcccagggtgttcagtgctggtgaccacccgccccactgcgttacatttattggaaaaggctgagatcagtgtctgggttgaaatcctgggatttgttggtgaggaacggaaggaatatttcatcaggtattttgaagatcagacggtggcggaagctgtttttaaacatgtgaaggagaacgagatcctgtacaccatgagctacaacccctcctactgctggatcctcgctctagcactgggccccttcttcacacaaagagtcagggacccgcagcgagttcccaacaccatcacacaactgtactcctactatatttacaacatcctgaaaaaccacggccgtgagattgagaacccccgtgatgtgttactcagggttggtcagatggccttcagaggagtgtccgagaagaagattgtgtttatagatggagatttgatcaagttcaatctgcagccttcccagttcctgtccgggttcctgatggagcttttggagagagaggattctgcccggagcgtggtgtacacattcccacacctcaccatccaagagtttgtagctgcagtcgcacaattcctgaatccacatcccggggatatcctgaaatccctcactgaagcccacaactcGACAGATGGGCggtttgaggtatttctccgttttgtagCTGGTCtctcctctccaatgacagctcggggcctggaggagtttctgggtccatttcctcatcgaacgacctgccgggtgattgactgggtgaaggaggaggttaaacgccggaGTAGAAACACGGGGAGTGAAGCTgataaaaggagcctcctgaacacattgcactacctgtttgagtctcagaatcgtggactggctcaggccgcactgggatctgtggaaacacttccattcagtggaatgacactgaccccgattgactgcaaggtcctgtctcatgtcatcggactctgtgatacaataaaaaacCTCGACCTGGGGAAATGCCACATCcaatgtgaaggaatccagcggctgggacccgggctgcacaagtgccaggagttgag ACTTGGGGAGAATGAACTTGGAGATTCAGGaatgaaactggtgtctgcggctctgaggaacccggagtgtaaaatacagaaactggt gctgagggatgtcggtctcacagattctggcgCCGAGGaactcgtctccgctctcagtacaaacagaTTACTGACAGAGCTGAACCTTGGATTAAACTCgttgacagaccgatctgtccccgctctccgccgcctcatactgaacCACCCTAGTCTGGAGTGGAtcca gctgtgggGGAATCAGTTCAGTCGGACCGGGGgaaaggaactgagatctctgcatgGAGTCAGACCCAGACTTATGGTGACCGTGTggacatctgaatgtgtgaacatccccgcccgccgTATGGGGACATTTGGCCGAATCCCCGCCTTCCCCTTTACTTCTCGCCCTGCCCTTTAA
- the LOC140720961 gene encoding NACHT, LRR and PYD domains-containing protein 3-like isoform X2 produces the protein MDTERGLSEVPKHLKDVRRKHKETLRAQTETLRVNTILMREKVKVFQLVDRYAELTVISTDRDRRLVEHELLARGRDHEEWREKHLRADLEKIRTDQLFKRSFVQKLKRSVFGKKSGMSAAVSGVSGIGKTTMVQKIVYDWAMGKLYQQFQFVFSFKFRDLNSINCRINLKELILHQYPYFGNILGEIWKHTEGLLFIFDGLDEFTDKINFVDGRRDTESQYTDPEFKCKVSDIVYSLIQGKLLPGCSVLVTTRPTALHLLEKAEISVWVEILGFVGEERKEYFIRYFEDQTVAEAVFKHVKENEILYTMSYNPSYCWILALALGPFFTQRVRDPQRVPNTITQLYSYYIYNILKNHGREIENPRDVLLRVGQMAFRGVSEKKIVFIDGDLIKFNLQPSQFLSGFLMELLEREDSARSVVYTFPHLTIQEFVAAVAQFLNPHPGDILKSLTEAHNSTDGRFEVFLRFVAGLSSPMTARGLEEFLGPFPHRTTCRVIDWVKEEVKRRSRNTGSEADKRSLLNTLHYLFESQNRGLAQAALGSVETLPFSGMTLTPIDCKVLSHVIGLCDTIKNLDLGKCHIQCEGIQRLGPGLHKCQELRLGENELGDSGMKLVSAALRNPECKIQKLVLRDVGLTDSGAEELVSALSTNRLLTELNLGLNSLTDRSVPALRRLILNHPSLEWIQLWGNQFSRTGGKELRSLHGVRPRLMVTVWTSECVNIPARRMGTFGRIPAFPFTSRPAL, from the exons ATGGACACTGAGCGGGGTTTATCTGAAGTGCCCAAGCATCTGAAAG ATGTTCGaaggaaacacaaggagactctgcgggcacaaactgaaacactgagagtgaacacgatcctgatgagggagaaggtgaaggttttccagctggttgatcgatacgctgagctcacggtcatttctactgatcgagatcggagactggtggaacatgagctgctggcaagaggcagagaccacgaggagtggagagagaaacatctccgtGCAGACCTGGAAAAAATCCGTACTGATCAGTTATTCAAGAGGAGTTTTGTTCAGAAATTGAAAAGATCTGTCTTTGGAAAGAAATCCGGGATGTCCGCAGCAGTGTCTGGAGTctcggggatcgggaaaacaacaatggtacaaaagattgtttacgaCTGGGCCATGGGGAAgctataccaacaattccagtttgtcttcagtttcaaattccgggatttaaactcgaTTAATtgcagaataaacctgaaagaactgattctgcatcAGTATccctactttgggaatatcctgggaGAGATTTGGAAACACACAGAGGGATTGCTGTTCATATTTGATGGATTGGATGAATTCACGGACAAAATCAATTTTGTTGATGGTCGGAGAGACACAGAATCACAGTACACAGATCCCGAATTCAAatgcaaggtgtctgacattgtgtacagtttaatccagggtaagctgctcccagggtgttcagtgctggtgaccacccgccccactgcgttacatttattggaaaaggctgagatcagtgtctgggttgaaatcctgggatttgttggtgaggaacggaaggaatatttcatcaggtattttgaagatcagacggtggcggaagctgtttttaaacatgtgaaggagaacgagatcctgtacaccatgagctacaacccctcctactgctggatcctcgctctagcactgggccccttcttcacacaaagagtcagggacccgcagcgagttcccaacaccatcacacaactgtactcctactatatttacaacatcctgaaaaaccacggccgtgagattgagaacccccgtgatgtgttactcagggttggtcagatggccttcagaggagtgtccgagaagaagattgtgtttatagatggagatttgatcaagttcaatctgcagccttcccagttcctgtccgggttcctgatggagcttttggagagagaggattctgcccggagcgtggtgtacacattcccacacctcaccatccaagagtttgtagctgcagtcgcacaattcctgaatccacatcccggggatatcctgaaatccctcactgaagcccacaactcGACAGATGGGCggtttgaggtatttctccgttttgtagCTGGTCtctcctctccaatgacagctcggggcctggaggagtttctgggtccatttcctcatcgaacgacctgccgggtgattgactgggtgaaggaggaggttaaacgccggaGTAGAAACACGGGGAGTGAAGCTgataaaaggagcctcctgaacacattgcactacctgtttgagtctcagaatcgtggactggctcaggccgcactgggatctgtggaaacacttccattcagtggaatgacactgaccccgattgactgcaaggtcctgtctcatgtcatcggactctgtgatacaataaaaaacCTCGACCTGGGGAAATGCCACATCcaatgtgaaggaatccagcggctgggacccgggctgcacaagtgccaggagttgag ACTTGGGGAGAATGAACTTGGAGATTCAGGaatgaaactggtgtctgcggctctgaggaacccggagtgtaaaatacagaaactggt gctgagggatgtcggtctcacagattctggcgCCGAGGaactcgtctccgctctcagtacaaacagaTTACTGACAGAGCTGAACCTTGGATTAAACTCgttgacagaccgatctgtccccgctctccgccgcctcatactgaacCACCCTAGTCTGGAGTGGAtcca gctgtgggGGAATCAGTTCAGTCGGACCGGGGgaaaggaactgagatctctgcatgGAGTCAGACCCAGACTTATGGTGACCGTGTggacatctgaatgtgtgaacatccccgcccgccgTATGGGGACATTTGGCCGAATCCCCGCCTTCCCCTTTACTTCTCGCCCTGCCCTTTAA